One window of the Rufibacter radiotolerans genome contains the following:
- a CDS encoding PepSY domain-containing protein — MRLNFRYQIRRWHRYLGLFAGLQFLAWSLGGLYFTWSNMDEIHGDFQRKEATALPWQPGWVSPDKVLSQLPPQSTLLDLKVVNVLGKPTYQVKYQGHQPQATKGHGPQASAATYQLADARTGRLRPSLSRPEAIQIAKSAFIGNPEVKAVELVTEANISGHHEYRESPLPAWAVTMDHPTNTTVYVAATLGTVNKFRNDKWRVFDFFWMLHTMDYQTRDHIGNWLLRAFSIIGVLTVLSGLVLYGSSSRLLRRKKAQDYTSTSKKRATT; from the coding sequence ATGCGTCTGAATTTCCGATACCAAATCCGGCGGTGGCACCGGTACCTGGGCCTGTTTGCCGGCCTGCAGTTCCTGGCCTGGTCGCTGGGTGGCCTTTACTTCACCTGGAGCAACATGGACGAGATTCACGGCGACTTCCAGCGAAAAGAGGCCACTGCGCTCCCGTGGCAACCCGGCTGGGTTAGTCCAGATAAAGTGCTCTCTCAGTTGCCGCCCCAAAGCACCCTGCTGGACCTGAAAGTAGTGAATGTGCTGGGCAAGCCTACCTACCAGGTAAAATACCAGGGCCATCAACCTCAGGCAACGAAAGGCCATGGCCCCCAGGCCTCAGCGGCCACCTACCAGTTGGCAGATGCCAGAACCGGGCGGCTCAGGCCATCCCTTTCCCGGCCCGAGGCCATTCAAATAGCCAAAAGCGCCTTTATAGGGAACCCAGAAGTCAAGGCAGTGGAACTGGTCACCGAGGCCAATATCAGTGGCCACCATGAGTACCGGGAGAGCCCGCTTCCGGCCTGGGCCGTGACCATGGACCACCCCACCAACACCACCGTGTACGTGGCGGCCACGCTGGGTACGGTGAACAAATTCAGGAATGACAAGTGGCGGGTCTTTGACTTTTTCTGGATGCTGCACACCATGGACTACCAGACCCGCGACCATATTGGCAACTGGCTTTTGCGCGCCTTCTCTATTATAGGGGTGCTCACCGTCCTGTCTGGTCTGGTGCTGTACGGTTCCAGTTCAAGGCTCCTGCGCCGGAAGAAGGCGCAGGACTATACCTCTACTTCTAAAAAGAGAGCCACAACCTGA
- a CDS encoding CocE/NonD family hydrolase, which yields MKPLLRQWLVLVLFLASLGASAQTLSDSAYIRQNYTKTEHQIAMRDGNKLYTVVYAPKDQNQKYPIMLSRTPYSVGPYGQDKYKTSIGPSSDMMREGYIFAYQDVRGKYMSEGEFINMKPIIAKKGKKDVDESTDTYDAIAWLVKNVPNNNGRVGQWGVSYPGYYTTVGLLSNHPALKAASPQAPVTDWFWDDFHHHGAFFLPHAFNFLTSFGQPRPQPSPTGAPRFNHGTPDGYDFFMRMGPLSNANTLYLKNNVSFWNDMVQHPNYDSFWQAMNIRPHLKNIKPAVMVVGGWYDAENLFGALETYKTIEKNNSKAYNTLVMGPWFHGGWARSTGQTLGSISFSQKTSEFYRPNIEAKFFRHYLKGNGKGTPGLPEAYMYNTGANQWREFAAWPPKDTQERLLYFGANGNLSFEKPAAANGPCFDEFISDPNKPVPFTEETAIGMTREYMTDDQRFAGRRPDVLVYQTNVLTEDLTLAGEILSALNVSTSGSDADWVVKLIDVYPDTATQNPHNPAKVKMGGYQQMVRSEVLRGRFRNSYEKPEPFTPNQVTAVNVPLQDLLHTFKKGHRIMVQVQSTWFPLVDRNPQTYVPNIYEAKPEDFKKATHRVYHNPQQPSYLKVKVL from the coding sequence ATGAAACCACTTCTCCGGCAATGGCTGGTACTGGTGTTGTTCCTGGCTTCCCTGGGTGCTTCGGCCCAGACGCTGTCAGACTCCGCCTACATCCGTCAGAATTATACCAAGACCGAGCACCAGATTGCCATGCGTGACGGCAACAAACTGTATACTGTGGTGTATGCGCCAAAGGACCAAAACCAGAAATACCCTATCATGCTTAGCCGCACGCCCTACTCGGTAGGACCCTATGGCCAGGACAAGTACAAGACCAGCATTGGGCCGTCTTCAGACATGATGCGGGAAGGCTACATTTTTGCCTACCAGGATGTGCGCGGCAAGTACATGAGCGAGGGCGAGTTCATCAACATGAAGCCCATCATTGCCAAGAAAGGCAAGAAAGACGTGGACGAAAGCACCGACACCTATGACGCCATTGCCTGGCTGGTGAAGAACGTACCCAACAACAACGGCCGCGTGGGCCAGTGGGGCGTGTCATACCCCGGCTATTACACCACGGTGGGTTTGCTCAGCAACCATCCGGCCCTGAAGGCCGCCTCGCCGCAGGCCCCGGTGACGGATTGGTTCTGGGATGATTTCCACCACCACGGCGCGTTTTTCCTGCCGCACGCCTTTAACTTCTTGACCAGCTTCGGGCAGCCGCGGCCCCAGCCCTCGCCTACCGGCGCCCCGCGGTTTAACCACGGCACCCCAGACGGCTATGACTTCTTTATGCGCATGGGCCCGCTGAGTAACGCCAATACGCTTTACCTCAAAAACAATGTCTCCTTCTGGAATGACATGGTCCAGCACCCCAACTATGACAGCTTCTGGCAGGCCATGAACATTAGGCCGCACCTGAAGAACATTAAACCCGCGGTAATGGTGGTGGGTGGCTGGTATGACGCCGAGAACCTGTTTGGCGCGCTGGAGACCTACAAAACTATTGAGAAAAACAACTCGAAAGCGTATAATACCCTGGTGATGGGGCCATGGTTCCATGGTGGCTGGGCCCGCTCTACCGGGCAGACCCTGGGCAGCATATCCTTTTCTCAGAAAACCTCTGAGTTCTATCGGCCTAACATTGAGGCCAAGTTCTTCCGGCATTATCTGAAAGGCAACGGCAAAGGCACCCCGGGCTTGCCCGAAGCCTACATGTATAACACGGGCGCCAACCAATGGCGCGAGTTTGCCGCCTGGCCCCCTAAAGACACCCAAGAGCGACTGCTCTACTTCGGGGCCAACGGAAATTTGAGCTTTGAGAAACCGGCGGCGGCCAACGGTCCGTGCTTTGATGAATTCATCAGTGACCCTAACAAACCAGTGCCGTTCACAGAGGAAACTGCCATTGGCATGACCCGCGAATACATGACCGATGACCAGCGCTTTGCCGGCCGCCGGCCAGATGTGCTCGTGTACCAAACCAATGTCCTCACCGAAGACCTTACCCTGGCGGGCGAAATCCTTTCGGCGTTGAACGTTTCCACCTCCGGATCAGACGCAGACTGGGTAGTAAAACTGATTGACGTATACCCAGACACCGCAACGCAGAACCCGCATAACCCGGCCAAGGTGAAAATGGGCGGCTACCAGCAGATGGTGCGCAGCGAGGTGTTGCGCGGCCGTTTCAGGAACAGCTATGAGAAGCCCGAGCCGTTTACGCCTAACCAGGTGACCGCCGTGAATGTGCCGTTGCAGGATCTGCTACACACTTTTAAAAAAGGGCACCGTATTATGGTGCAGGTACAAAGCACCTGGTTCCCGCTGGTGGACCGCAACCCCCAGACTTACGTGCCCAATATCTATGAAGCCAAACCCGAGGATTTCAAGAAAGCCACTCATAGAGTGTATCATAACCCGCAGCAGCCTTCTTATTTAAAGGTGAAGGTATTGTAA